Proteins encoded within one genomic window of Glycine soja cultivar W05 chromosome 1, ASM419377v2, whole genome shotgun sequence:
- the LOC114398535 gene encoding scarecrow-like protein 3, which produces MVCWCWCYIESMFQEEGLSSVTSSPLQFFSMMSLSVSPSLGSPYQMKCEQRGLVLIHLLLAGANFVATGDLQNANLTLEQISQHASLDGDTMQRIASYFSEALADRILKTWPGIHRALNSSRITMVSDEILVQKLFFELLPFLKFSYILTNQAIVEAMEGEKMVHIVDLYGAGPAQWISLLQVLSARPEGPPHLRITGVHHKKEVLDQMAHKLTEEAEKLDIPFQFNPVLSKLENLDFDKLRVKTGEALAISSILQLHSLLALDEDASRRKSPFLSKNSNAIHLQKGLLMNHNTLGDLLDGYSPSPDSASSSPAASSSALMNSESFLNALWGLSPKVMVVTEQDFNHNCLTMMERLAEALFSYAAYFDCLESTVSRASMDRLKLEKMLFGEEIKNIIACEGCERKERHEKMDRWIQRLDLSGFANVPISYYGMLQGRRFLQTYGCEGYKMREECGRVMICWQERSLFSITAWRPRK; this is translated from the exons atgg TTTGTTGGTGCTGGTGTTACATCGAATCTATGTTTCAAGAAGAAGGGTTATCTTCTGTAACTTCTTCACCTCTTCAGTTCTTTTCCATGATGTCTCTTTCAGTTTCACCTAGCTTAGGATCTCCCTACCAAATGAAATGCGAGCAAAGGGGTTTGGTATTAATCCATTTGTTGCTCGCTGGTGCTAATTTTGTAGCCACCGGTGATTTACAAAATGCAAACCTCACACTTGAGCAGATTTCCCAGCATGCCTCTCTTGATGGGGATACTATGCAGCGAATTGCTTCTTATTTTTCTGAAGCACTCGCTGATCGGATACTTAAAACATGGCCTGGCATCCACAGGGCCCTCAATTCCAGCAGAATAACTATGGTTTCTGATGAAATTCTTGTTCAAAAGCTCTTCTTTGAGCTTTTACCCTTCCTCAAGTTCTCATATATCCTCACTAATCAGGCTATTGTTGAAGCCATGGAAGGGGAGAAAATGGTGCATATAGTTGATCTCTATGGGGCCGGACCGGCACAGTGGATTTCTCTCCTCCAAGTTTTGAGTGCACGTCCTGAAGGTCCTCCCCATTTGAGAATCACCGGGGTCCATCACAAGAAAGAGGTTCTGGATCAGATGGCTCATAAACTCACTGAAGAGGCGGAAAAGTTGGATATCCCATTCCAATTCAACCCTGTGCTAAGCAAGTTGGAAAATCTTGATTTCGACAAACTTCGCGTTAAAACTGGGGAGGCACTGGCAATAAGTTCTATTCTGCAGTTGCACTCCCTTTTGGCCTTGGATGAAGATGCCTCGCGGAGAAAATCGccttttttgtcaaaaaactCAAATGCAATTCACCTGCAGAAAGGCCTCCTCATGAACCATAACACACTGGGAGATTTGCTTGACGGCTATAGCCCGAGTCCTGATTCGGCCTCATCCTCACCAGCAGCGTCTTCATCTGCTTTGATGAATTCAGAGAGCTTTCTTAATGCCTTGTGGGGGTTATCCCCAAAAGTCATGGTTGTAACTGAACAAGACTTTAACCACAACTGTTTGACCATGATGGAGAGACTGGCAGAAGCTCTATTTTCTTATGCTGCATATTTTGATTGCTTGGAGTCCACGGTCTCAAGAGCATCCATGGACAGATTAAAACTTGAGAAGATGCTTTTTGGCGAGGAGATAAAGAACATCATAGCTTGTGAAGgatgtgaaagaaaagaaaggcacGAAAAGATGGATAGGTGGATCCAGAGACTTGACTTATCTGGATTTGCAAACGTGCCTATAAGCTATTATGGGATGCTGCAGGGAAGGAGGTTCTTGCAGACCTATGGTTGTGAGGGGTACAAGATGAGGGAGGAATGTGGTCGGGTGATGATATGCTGGCAGGAGCGATCCTTGTTTTCCATAACAGCTTGGAGACCAAGGAAGTAa